Proteins found in one Aquibium microcysteis genomic segment:
- a CDS encoding alpha/beta hydrolase, translating to MTDYATLIDAETWAFIERTNSFYPPDTIDQTIDGQRAIYDRMCRAFHAGHPDGITVETTAIETATHRIPIRVYTPTEIVPAALVLYFHGGGFVVGGLESHDDVCAELAKVAGCTVVSVDYRLCPEHVHPAAFDDAMTAFRWAADTQALPIVLAGDSAGGNLAAAVAHHTRRDARAAVGQVLIYPGLGGDQSAGSYVTHAEAPMLSVRDIDFYRDIRAGGADIAGDASFAPLFDTDFSGLPPTVVVTAECDPLSSDGAAYRDRILAAGGKAVSFEEAGLVHGYLRARHSVGRARASFGRIVAATVALARGEWPY from the coding sequence ATGACCGACTACGCAACGCTCATCGACGCCGAGACCTGGGCCTTCATCGAGCGGACGAATTCCTTCTATCCACCCGACACGATCGACCAGACGATCGACGGGCAGCGGGCGATCTACGATCGGATGTGCCGGGCATTCCACGCTGGCCATCCCGACGGGATCACGGTCGAGACGACGGCGATCGAAACGGCGACGCATCGCATCCCGATCCGCGTCTACACGCCGACGGAGATCGTGCCGGCCGCGCTCGTGCTCTATTTCCACGGCGGGGGTTTCGTCGTCGGCGGGCTGGAGAGCCATGACGACGTCTGTGCGGAACTGGCGAAGGTTGCCGGCTGCACCGTCGTCTCCGTCGACTACCGGCTGTGCCCCGAACATGTGCACCCGGCCGCCTTCGACGACGCGATGACGGCGTTCCGCTGGGCGGCGGACACGCAGGCCCTGCCGATCGTGCTCGCCGGCGATTCGGCGGGGGGCAACCTCGCCGCCGCGGTGGCGCACCACACGCGGCGCGATGCGCGGGCAGCGGTCGGCCAGGTGCTGATCTATCCGGGGCTCGGCGGCGACCAGTCGGCGGGCTCCTACGTGACCCATGCCGAGGCGCCGATGCTGTCCGTGCGCGACATCGACTTCTACCGCGACATCCGCGCGGGTGGGGCCGACATCGCCGGCGACGCCAGCTTCGCGCCGCTGTTCGACACGGATTTCTCCGGCCTGCCGCCGACGGTGGTGGTGACGGCAGAGTGCGACCCGCTGTCGTCGGATGGCGCGGCCTACCGCGACCGCATCCTTGCGGCGGGCGGCAAGGCCGTCTCGTTCGAGGAGGCCGGACTGGTGCACGGTTATCTGCGGGCGCGGCATTCGGTCGGGCGAGCGCGGGCGAGCTTCGGACGCATCGTCGCGGCGACGGTGGCGCTGGCGAGGGGGGAATGGCCGTACTGA
- a CDS encoding carnitinyl-CoA dehydratase: MTDVITTRTEGAILEITLDRPKANAIDLATSRLMGETFKAFRDDPALRVAIVKTAGDKFFSAGWDLKAAASGDAVDGDYGVGGFAGLQELIDMNKPVIACVNGVAVGGGFELALSCDLIYASEHSSFALPEIRAGTLADAATIKLPKRMPYHVAMDLLLTGRWMDVAEAHRWGLVNEVLPADRLEARVWEVARLLAGGPPLVFAAIKEVAREAEAMGFQEAMNWITKRKFRTVDALYASDDNMEGFRAFAEKRDPVWKGK; the protein is encoded by the coding sequence ATGACCGACGTCATTACCACCCGCACAGAAGGCGCGATCCTGGAGATCACGCTCGACCGGCCGAAGGCCAACGCCATCGACCTCGCCACGTCGCGGCTGATGGGCGAGACCTTCAAGGCGTTCCGGGACGATCCGGCGCTTCGGGTGGCGATCGTGAAGACGGCGGGCGACAAGTTCTTCTCGGCCGGCTGGGACCTGAAGGCCGCCGCCTCGGGCGATGCCGTGGATGGCGACTACGGCGTCGGCGGCTTCGCGGGCCTGCAGGAACTGATCGACATGAACAAGCCGGTGATCGCCTGCGTCAACGGCGTGGCGGTCGGCGGCGGCTTCGAACTGGCGCTGTCCTGCGACCTGATCTACGCCTCCGAGCACTCCTCCTTCGCGCTGCCGGAGATCCGCGCCGGCACGCTGGCGGACGCCGCGACCATCAAGCTGCCGAAGCGCATGCCTTATCACGTCGCGATGGACCTGCTGCTGACCGGCCGCTGGATGGACGTCGCCGAGGCGCATCGCTGGGGGCTGGTCAACGAGGTGCTGCCGGCCGACCGGCTGGAGGCGCGCGTCTGGGAGGTGGCCCGGCTGCTCGCCGGCGGCCCGCCGCTGGTCTTCGCGGCCATCAAGGAAGTGGCCCGCGAGGCCGAGGCCATGGGCTTCCAGGAGGCGATGAACTGGATCACCAAGCGCAAGTTCCGCACCGTCGACGCCCTCTACGCCTCCGACGACAACATGGAGGGCTTCCGGGCCTTCGCGGAGAAGCGGGATCCGGTCTGGAAGGGGAAGTAG